From the Musa acuminata AAA Group cultivar baxijiao chromosome BXJ3-1, Cavendish_Baxijiao_AAA, whole genome shotgun sequence genome, the window CATCTTGGCCTCCAGGTTGCCGTAGTACATGTGGTCGAAGGAGAAGGGGGTCTGCACGTCGAACGGCGCCACCACGTCGTTGTTGCCGCCGGAGCGGGGGCACGACATCCGCAGCGCCTTGAGGAGCCGCAGGTCGATCGAGGGGTCGGGCTCCCCGGTGCCGCGGAAGTCGTACAGTCGGCTCACGAACTGGTCGCAGTGGGAGAAGCCGATGGTGTGCGCCCCCGACAGCGCCACCAGGTCCTCCGTGCGAAACCCCTTGGCCGCGAACAGCCGGATGAGCTCGTCCACCGTGGAGTTGGCTCGAGGGAGGTTACCCCTCACCTTCCCCGCCATCGACACTCTGctgtccttcctccccttcttcacgCCATAGTTCGGCCCTCCTGCCTGCATGCACTCAACGATCTAATTAAAGGGAAATACCAATATACGCTTCATTTCTCTTTGTCCTTCCTCCTGTCACACGCCATCTCAATCATGAGGAGATGGTGGGAGTGTTACACAGTGCATTTGTCACGAGAAATAATGGCCAAAGAACACATGTGAAGTGGATCTCTTACATCGAAGCAGTGTCAGATCAGTCGCTTGACACTGAGAAACCAGACAAGAAAGGATGGGATAATCTAAGCGGCGACATGTATCAGACGGCTCAAAGAAAGAAGACACTCCACTAAATGGCAGACTTTGAGTTGATCTTGAGAAGGAAAACAGAACCCAGATGTCATCTACCAAAACAACAAAATCTTATGATTATATATTTACTGCTACAAGTAGATCCAGTTGTCTGCTGTGGGCTGTGAAACACTATCTTCTACCTAGCAAACAACTCCAGGCCACACCTAAGTTTGGCTTGTGCAAGAAGCACATCAAGGAGAACCTCCAACACAAGTGAAGAGGCTGATGGAGACCAATTAAGGATTGCTTTGATGATATCATGAACGGGATGAGGTGCATGCATTCTTTTCGCTACTCCTAGTAGGTTATCTTTATGGCTTCATCGTTACGATAAGTATGAGAGCTTTGAAGGAAGTACCAGGCGGACGAAGTCTCTGGCAGCCATGGCAAGGATGTCGGCGCAGGTGACCATGCCGGGGCACTTGCTCTCCACCAACGCCTTGGCCATTTCCACTGTCTCGAACGCCTCGGGCGCCAGGTTCTTGTTGTCCTCCACGTCCCTCTCCACCACCACCTTCCCGCCGGTGGTCGGCGCGATCAGTATGGACGCGTCGCAGCCCTGCATCCAACACACGCGGCGCACTTTAGCCAGTGAAGATAGGATCCTGCTACAATGCGCCGCGCAACACAGATTTTTCGGCTTTACTTCGACGAAGCAGTCATGGAAGAAGAGGCGGATGGTGGCGGCACCGGACGCCGGCGAGTCACGGAACCGTCGGGCGGTGACGGAGGCGACGAGCTGGTCGACGTGGGGGCAGGTGTTGGCGTAGAAGTCCAGCGAGAGCTGGTGCCGGACGGGGACCCTCTTCCTCTTCGTGGCATTGCTGTAGCCGCCCTCGACGAACCCAACGCAACATGAGACGAAATAGAACCCCAACGAGAACGTGAGAAGGGCGACACGGAGGAAGCTGGAGCGGCCTCCCATGGCAGAACACAACAGCAGAAGAAACAAACACGCTTTGCCTCTCTTCTcacagggaggaggaggaggaggaggaagaggaggagttcCAAGAAGAACCAAGCTGCATGTGGGATGGAAAGGATGTGCCCCTTGCAGCCATAAATGACGTGGGAACAAGACATCTAATGAGAGAATCCATAGCCCGTGACCTAAAGTGTGTCTCTTCTGGGTCCATCGCTGAGGATAGACTTCAAGCCACACATGCTTGGTTCCTTTAACCGCGGTCTATGTTTTCCGGTGTGCATCATCTAAAGCCTTTAAGAGACTCAAACCACATGCAAGCCACAGCCATGGTGGAGATCCCTACGTATGCCCACGTGACACGGCCATGGACATGGCAAtacaataactttaaggacataaCAGCCGGGTAGTTGGTGCCTACCATGTCGGATTTAGATTGCTTTTTGGTCGGATTAGGATTCTGGTGGGAGATGGATCTTCAGTCAGATTCTGCAACTGTGTtcttctcacttggttgcatggaAGCAAAGGATGATACCCCCTTCCTACATACCTCCAACTATGCACCGCTTTCTTTTGCTGGGTTGTCTTCCAAAGGAGAGCTTATGGCTTGAATTCCTGATATGAGCTACAACTTGGGGACCAGGAGGAGTGGGAGGTGGGTGGTGGATCAGCTGAGTCAAGTTTTGTTTCAAGCTTGCTGCCTTTGTGTTCTTGGCGATTCATGGCTTGTTTGTCTGTTTTCTGACTCCGGTTTGTGCTGCCTTAATTCTACTGCTGTAACTCTTATAAATTCAATATAAATTTCCATTTTActgcaacaaaaaaaaattctattttaataATGTGATTTTGATATAGATCACTTAAGTctgatttatttatatctaaaataatcttatatttttaaaaatataacatataattttttataaaatcttagTTAATAAATATTAGTTTACTGACTcacaataaataattaatataatgacacatataatttaagttaaaaaataattaatatctattttaatttttatagttTTAATTACGGACTACTAAAGCTCTTATGATTTGCTCATATTTAAAACAATCTctacattttaaaaaacatagtaCATAAGTTCTTTTTattaagtttgagttaacagacgCTAGAGTCTGCGTACATGACATACTGACtcgtaataaattattaatatgatgatacatataatttaagtttaaaaaatgattaaaattcatcttataaaaaaagagaaagcGACGGAGGCCATAGGAGTGGACAAAGGCGGAAAAGCAAATGTATGAGAGGCTAGAGGCGGAGGTAAGGAAGAGCTAGACCACTATGTTGTAAGCACGATGGGTGGGggtgcaagagaggacgaagtggGAGGTGGTGGGGACGAAAAAACataggaagaagaagatggactAGGAGACCACAGCGTGCTTAGCGTCGGATTAGTTAACACACATTCACTTAGGCAGGATCGGAAACTCCTGAACTTGTCATCAACACGAGAAAGGCAATGTGTATATGACGCCCTATTAAGCAGTAGTAGCTCGGTGCTGCTAGTGGTGGTCACTTTCATGACAACATCTCATCTCGCCGGtgatcttagtttttttttttaacttaaattatgtgtgattatattaataatttattatgagtcaacatatcATGTAAGTAGATTTTAAcgtttgttaactcaaacttgacattaataatttatatattatatttttaaaaatatatgtattattttagatatgaataaATCATAAGGACTTAAGTAATTCATGGTTAAAACCATATAAGCTAAAATAGATCTTAATCCTTTTTTGAACCTAAATTATACGTATCattatatgaatattttattatgagtcaacatgatATTTATTAATTCACACATAATGGAAggaacttatatattatatttttaaaatatagaagTTATCTTACATACGAATAAATCATAAGAGCTTAAATGATCTACGATCAAAATTACAGGTTAAAATGGAGCTTAACGCAATGTTCAATATTTGTTATGATGTTTTGAATGTTTTGTagaaagttttatttttttaatctattgacaatttatttattattatttgatcatTTGTCCTGAAAGaatgataaaacaaaaaaaagacatTATTCAAGGAAATTTTTATCTGTCAGTACTTTCTTTATCATCATCAAATCATTTATCATGAAAggatgataattaaaaaaaacattATTCAACTTTAATGTGTTTTACCAAAAACATGAcacctctattcaaaatatattataatcaatCTGGACTAACACTGAATCGGTTTGGCTGAAAAATTCGGTTCAACAAAAAATCACTCATATTTTATATATGAATTCTATGAAGCTTAAGGCCATGGAAATATTGCATTGAAAGAATGACGAATCCAATACTGGGACATCACTTGGACAAATGATGAAATGAAACTATGTGACTAGGAGATTCAAGCACAATCCATCTAAACAATATTTAATCTGATAGAGAAGACAAGATAGCATTGATAAATACTATTATCACTGATGAGAGCAGGGTAAACCAGAAGttatcatcatcataataaataatCCTCTATCAAGTTCAATTAACTTGTTGATAGAAATATATGATTAATTAATCATAATCCGATACTATAACTATCACATGCAATCTAGATCACCTTATATCCATATGTTTGATTGAATAATAATTGAAAGAATATTttacttcttaaaatattttatttaccgatcatgtatacacatatatttttaataaagatttatctttttttatcattCGTTTACTCGAAGACTTGAGATTATTAAATTAAGTGTCAGAGGATATCGAATCAAAAAATCTCTTTTGATTCCAATTTTCAGGTGTTACACTCAAAATTTAATgtcttcatcttaaaaatattttaaataattttgtacATACGATTTTGAATCACATCACGAACAACTAAGCTTATCATGTCTCGAGTGCCATCTCAACACAGGAAGGAGACATGACTTGTGGTTGACCGCCTCCACTAGTGGGTACTCTTATTCATCAAGCATCGAACAGCACAAAGCTTCGTACCGTGTCTCACATggcagccaaaaaaaaaaaatcatttgattGATCGGATCATGATTGGAAATAAAGTGTTGATTGTTTTGTTCTATAATTATATTTGTGATTATTCTTCCCATGTATTGGATGTAATTCTACCTTGTACCTTATATATAGTCTATTTCTATTTCCCTCTTTGCATTTATTATCTCTACATTCTCAAACTTTCACTAATTTTCAAGCTTTAATACTTAAATCATTCAATCCTCTTgagaaagaaataataattaCAAGTTAATCTCATAATTTAATTTTCATATGGGTAACAACATGAGTCTTCTAAATTATCAAAGAAGATTCATAAATATATTCATGTGCTCAGTTAAGTAGTCCATGATTTcatcaaaaatacaaaaaatcatAGGCATAATTAATGTAAGTATCAGAtatcaattattttattttatgataatttcgAGATAATATAATcaagaaaattaagaaaaaaaattcatagatccaaataagaaaaaaaataccttTTTTTAATGGTGTATAGAATCTTTTTTAAATCAAAGgttgaatatatttttcgaaaataTCAATTAATTTAGCTGGTAAAATTAAATCCCCAACCCACAGATTTCGAAGCAAAACCAACGGCCAGTATATGATCTCTCACCAACTGCCTTGTGGGGCCAACGTCTGATGTCATCGCccacatcatcatatatatttatatttatatttatatttatatttatatttatattcctcccattatttatttacttatattgCTTCCTTTGTCCGCGCACGTATATAAACGACGCCTAAGCTGGGATTCCATCGACGCCTCTTCCCTTTGCCTTCGAACCTTCACCGCACTTCCCCTTCGCGCAATCGAGGGTCGCGTCGAGTGCAATGGCGGCCAGACTTCTCTTCCGGCAGCTCTTCGAGAAGGAATCCTCGACCTACACTTACCTCCTCGCCGACCTCGGCCACCCCGACAAGCTTGCCGTTGTGAGTCGGCCGCTCACCCCCCTTCATTCGCTTTTCCTTTGTTGACTTGCATTAGGTTGCGGTAGTTTCCTCTGTTTCTATTAGATTGTTTGGTTCATTCGACAAAACAAGAATTTTTTCCCAATCAAGATGAGTTATTTTTAGTTTTATATGATGCGGCTGATCGGGGATCCCTCGGATCCTGATTTCTAGGTCCGAACGAAAGATGCTTCGTTCCTTGAAGTATGGAATCTTCTGTGTGTAGGAGTTTAACCTTTTCATCTGGATTGTTTGAGATTCCAGGACGGCGGAAGTCAATGTTGTATAAAGTAGAAGTCAAACTTGTCTACGACAGGGGTATGTTCAACATGAAGTCTAAGTTTGCCGCAACGTGTTATCACAAATAGCTGCAATTGATTACATCAAGCACCAGTTAAATGATATATCGTGGAAGAACTTAGCTTCTGGTGCCTTGGAAGGTTGATCCTTAGTTATTGTTCACTGGTGGATCCAAAATTTCCTCTGGCTTCTTTTCCAAAGTTTGTTGAACTTTTGAGTTCATACACAAACCTGCTTCTCGATGCCTTCTTATAACTGTGTGTTAATGCATCTCTTGTCATCGTCTTTTCTCGTCACTGTGTATGGAGCATGGTTACAGTGAACATTGTTAGTttagcaagtcccatagtcccacatcgggaaaatcagacttgttatctctTATAGGGTTTGAACTttaaagtcagatgcaccacaagaggtaccataagtggcaccacaagaaaaacctaagtgtttgctttggtttaagtccatactcatttaaatagtttggacttatagtttgatttttcttatttagtattttcgAGTGTTTTATGGTCtaagaacatcttcctaaggcatttataattgtccctcttttgcagtagtaatttgctcttctttcgtccgtggatgtaggtcaaagtcaattgaccgaaccacgtaaatctggtgttcttgtcgcttttattctttccgctttattgtctttgttgtgttgccaaaattaccttgtggtaaatttcctggggctagctctaacaaactggtatcagagcctggttctgggatcttttggcaacgatgacaataacaaagattgttgtcgagaaattcgacagaaatgtcaacttcggcttgtggcaactcaagatggaggccattttaGTTCAAGAcaaagttgatttggtactacagggagccgagagcattccagatgatacgtcaaaagaagagcttgcaggtatggataagaaggtccgatcaagcatcattctaaatctctctgacgaggttttacgggaggtagctacggagactacggctaagagcatgcgggacaagcttaaagccttgtacatgaagaggacagtggagaatcgtctctacttgaagcagagtctgtatatgcttcggatgattgaaggtacatctatactctcgcatcttgataagtttgattctttggttatggatttggagaatatagatacaaaaattgatgatgaggataaggttttgttactcttgtgttctcttccccaatcttttaagtatttccgtgatactttgatttatggaaaagaaacagttttgtatcaagaaattaaatctggactgaaatctaaggagcagatagacaggaatatcactggggaaagtagagagaatcgggCTGAGGGTCTGGCTGTTAGGGGGAGaagggataaaagagaatttgacagtagtagatttaaatctagatctaaatccagacatagaaatttggaatgcagatattgtcataaaatgtggcacattaaatctgattgctttaaattgaaaaataaattaaagcaaaaggaaaaatttgttaaaaaaactactgaatccgctgaagttagtgtagcaactgatgagattgttggaaatattttttctgctattgatgacaggacgaggtctaaaaatgaatggattttagattcaggttgttcttatcacatgtgtcccaatagggatttgttttccacatatgaatcttgtaatggtggaattgttttgatgggcaataatgccgcatgtgatgttgttggtagaggtacaatccgaattaaaatgcatgatggtattatgaggacgctcactaatgttagacatgttcctgatttaaaaaagaatctcatctctttaggcaccctagaggcccttgggtgtaaatacacagctgaaggtggagttatgaaagtttctaaaaGTGCtcgtgttgttatgaaagcttgtaggtctggtagcttgtatattctgtagggaactactgtcacaggttcggttgcagtttcgtcatcatcattgtctaattctgacatcaccaaattatggcatatgcgtttgggtcatatgagcgaaaaaggtttaagcatattgagcaaaaggggtctactttgcggacagagtactgggccacttgatttttgtgaacactgcatttttggaaagcagaaaagagtcagcttcacttctccgacagttcacaaaacgaaaggtactcttaactatattcattcagacttttggggtccagctcatgttcaatctaagggtggtgccaggtatatgttaactttcattgacgattattccaggaaagtttgggtttattttctgaagcataaaaatgatgtttttctaatctttaaataatggaaggctttgattgagaagcaaacaggtaaatagattaagcggctttaaacagataatgacatggaattttgtgaaggtgactttgaagaattctgtaaaaatgaaggaatcgttcggcatcgcactgttaggatgacgcctcagcaaaatggtgtggccgaacgtatgaacagaacactcttggagagagcaaggtgtatgatctcaaatgcagggttgacaaaagacttttgagcataggcgattaatatggcctgttacgttgtcaaccgcgctccttctgcagcacttaactttaaaactccggaggaagtttggtcaggtactcctgctgattactctgatttaaaaatttttgggtgtccagcatacatgcatgtaaatgaaggaaaattagagcctcgggctaaaaagtgcattttccttgggtatgcttctggggtgaaaggatacagattatggtgttctgatcccaaatccctaaaatttataatcagtagagatgttacttttgatgaattgtttatgttatcttccaaagaggattctactagttgtacaaatgatagtgcgcagaagcaggtggagcttgagattggtagttcagattcttttaagtcgaactcttctactcaaagaatgctagtaggtggtcctgagtctactgacgcagatgatctagaggaagagcaatattccatagccaaggatagaccacggagagatattcgacccccacaaatatatgcaaatttggttgtatatgctttgtttgttgcagaagagacaagtgaagttggtgagcctacttcctactcagatgcagtttcttgtaataattccgctaagtggttgattgcgatgaatgaagaaattgagtctctccatcggaatagaacttgggatcttgtgaagccgccttcgggtaagaaaattgttggatgcaaatgggacactattgttgagggaaaggtccttgttcagaaaattcatacgaaggacaatccagctgatatgcttacgaagcctcttccggtttacaagttcaagcagtgcttggacttggttggtgttcattattgatgattgcccattggggctgttatgaagaaggtggagcaagttttgttgggacatgtcaaggtggagatttgttagtttggcaagtcccatagtcccacatcgggaaaatcagacttgttatctcctattggaactataaataagggtttgagctttgaagtcagatgcaccacaagaggtaccacaagtgacaccacaagtggcaccacaagaaaaacctaagtgtttgctttggtttaagtccatactcatttaaatagtttggacttatagtttggtttttcttgtttagtattttcgggtgttttatagcctaagaacatcttcctaaggcatttgtaattgtccctcttttgcagtagtaatttgctcctctttcgtccgtggatgtaggtcaaagtcaattgaccgaaccacgtaaatctggtgttcttgtcgcttttattctttccgctttattgtctttgttgtgttgccaaaattaccttgtggtaaatttcctggggctagctctaacaaacataGATGGGAGAGTTGATCTTATACCTGTGAATTATGAGAGAGCAGGCGCAGGTATGGTTTCAGAGAACTTGGGGCTAATAAACAGTTGTTCTGAGGAATAAATCAAGTAAAAGAAATGGACTGTGGAGCTTCCTGTTCTGGTAGAAAAGTTAGTCTACTATACATTCTAAGTTGGTATCCTACTCCTTTGACTGAGGATATTTTAGGTTTTTAGGTTGAGAAGCCTTATTCCACTATGGTTGACTCTGATGGTTGTTAAGTGATCAACTCACATTATAAAACATGTTAAGTTTTCCTGTTATAGATTCCAATATTAAGATGATTATCTGTCTTCTACTCCTCTAGTAGTTAGTTGTTGAAGTCCTTCAATGTTAATATTGTACTCTTATTTATTATTTCCTAAAGATTCCTGCAATCTCTCGGTGTTGATTGTGGTGTAGCAGCATCTTTATTGAAAGGATAAAGCCTATGATGTGTAATATTTAAGATAAAGTTCTACCTGATAAGGTAATACTTGATATATTAAAACACAAAACTTAACAGAACATCTTGTAGTCATCAAAAAACAAGACAAGTTGACTATTCAGATATTTGTTCTGGAAATGACTTGTCTAACATCTCAAAACGTTACCCACTCAATGGTTGTGGTTTATGAACTCCTTTTGTTATTCTTCATCTAAAACACCCCTATACTATTAGAAACCTTAGGTATAGTAGAATTTGTTTGTTGGTTGCTTATAAGAACTAGCTTGATCTTGGGAGTTTTCAGCTCAAAAGCAATTATTTCAACGAGTAATGACATGCTTCTTCGTACATTATCCATGTGTTAGGTAACAGTAGTTGAGGCCTAAAAAAATATTCAGGTAGCACATTTCACTTTGGATCAAGCTTTTTCTAAAGTTAAATAACTTGATGATCTTGAGTGAGTTTTGAGCCACCCTTTTTGGTGTACACTTCAATATTCAAAGAATTTGTCTTTGGTATCCAAGATAACATTCTTGAACATGTCGTATTGCTGATTGAAGAATCCTGCAACATACTTTCACTCTTGGTCCATGATCTGGATTAACTATCAAGTTTTTTTAAATGAACtactatgattgtgtttgtaattcttgttaaaaaaaagataaaacagaAAAGTATGCTTTTCCCTTTAAAACTATGCAAACAGTTCATATGTTAAATATCTGTCTTTTGTACAGCTTATTGATCCAGTGGACAGAACTGTTGACAGAGACATAACTCTTGTTAAAGAACTGGGGTTGAAACTTGTCTATGCTATGAATACTCATGTCCATGCTGATCATGTTACAGGAACAGGATTGATAAAGGTACGTGCATCTTTATACAAGTCTGTTTTGCTGATAGCATATTGTAGGATATACTAGTGTTTTATGAGAGAGAATCACTCATATACTGTCATGAGTTTTCCCCGGAGAAAACAGAATATACTTATGCAGATTATGTACATGCATTTGGTGTGATTATGTCCCTTTTATGTTCAATTGGATATATCTCTTGCAGGCTAAGATGCCAGGTGTCAAGTCTGTCATCTCTAAAGCTAGTAAAGCAGTAGCTGATCATGTGGTTGAACATGGtgataaaatatattttggaGATCTTTTTCTGGAGGTAGGTGTATACGTTTGGATAGGTGTAGTGAACTCAATCAAGGCATTGTTCGAACTTCTATTTCTTTGCCTATTTTCAATTGTCATATGCCTCCCATCTTATTTATGTTAGTGCATGTCATTAAGTTCTGGAGTAAATTTAAGCTCTTTCATATTAACTATCGAAGATTATTGTTTATGTCGTTTATATTAATGCCTTTGCCACTGCAATTCTTTATAAGGGTAAAGCTTATAAATCTGACAAGATTGGTGGCAGAGAAACTTTCTGGTGTTCTGCAGATTCCAAGAACATTTCTAAATTACATATTGACAAGGAAAAGGTGTTATTAAGCTTAACATAAATGTTCAACACAAACCTCTTCACAAGGTTTTTATTGAAGGATAAAATACACGTCAAATTAGTTGTTAACTAATTTGTCATGTTGGCCGCCTATATTGGATGCGCTTATAAATATGATACCATGAAATGTCTAGTTTTGATTATAAACATTATAAAGACGTCCTTGGCTGCCACTTGAAAAGGACACATATTTCCATAATTTTGCAGTTGGACATTCtaatatttgtttgatgaaaaCTAAATCTAAAATAAACTTATACAGGTTCGTGCCACTCCTGGTCATACTGTGGGTTGTGTCACCTATGTAACAGGAGTTGGATCTGATCAGCCTTATCCACGAATGGCCTTCACTGGTGATGCTTTGCTGATTCATGGCTGCGGAAGAACAGATTTTCAGGTACAAATATTTGAACTATCTTATATTATCATAAGACATATCTTAAACTTTTCCTTGGTATGAAACAAATCTAATTATGAACATTTGAATGTTATCCATTTATAGTTGTTAGCAGAAATAAGTTCTAATATAATACCgttaagaaatatttaaaataactaTATGACAATTAGATTTTAGGTTACTGTGGTCTTTCAATTGTTGATCTTAGAATTGGCCACATTCTTTAGTTCACAAAGGAGTCAGATCATGCTAAATGCATTAACTACGGCAAGATGATTATTTATCTTCTTATAAATTGGAGATCTACCAGTTGCAGGAATACGTCACTTACAAATATTTCCTGTTCATTCTTGGCATTCTTAGGGTTGTTATTATGTTTATTCGGTTGGTGGAGCTAGATAGCAGATGCTTTCATAAGGAAATTTAGATTTGATATTGCATGGTTTCTATCATTTTTTTGCATTTAGTTACTATGGTTTTTGATGCTTTTTGCTAAAAGAAGTGGCAAGGTTCTTCAACTGCAAACTTGACAAGCTTTATGTTAATGAATTTCTTCTGTGCTTGAACATGATACACATAATTTCTTGCTACTGTTGTCACTATGTCAGAGAAATGAAGTCTCTTAATTTATTTAGTTTTGTTGTGCTAGTTGAAACCAGAAGATCTcagttctattttcaaatgaaGTTTTAATTGAATGGTCTGCTGTACAGGGTGGAAGTTCACATCAGCTGTACCAGTCAGTGCACTCACAGGCAAGAAACTGTAATTTCATGTGCATGTTTAAACATATTTTTAGGTGCATTATCAATTTAATGGTTTATGTTATTACATGTATCAGATATTCACATTGCCAAAGGATACACTCCTTTACCCTGGTC encodes:
- the LOC135628975 gene encoding peroxidase 19-like, with product MGGRSSFLRVALLTFSLGFYFVSCCVGFVEGGYSNATKRKRVPVRHQLSLDFYANTCPHVDQLVASVTARRFRDSPASGAATIRLFFHDCFVEGCDASILIAPTTGGKVVVERDVEDNKNLAPEAFETVEMAKALVESKCPGMVTCADILAMAARDFVRLAGGPNYGVKKGRKDSRVSMAGKVRGNLPRANSTVDELIRLFAAKGFRTEDLVALSGAHTIGFSHCDQFVSRLYDFRGTGEPDPSIDLRLLKALRMSCPRSGGNNDVVAPFDVQTPFSFDHMYYGNLEAKMGLLATDQALFLDPRTRPLVQGLGRDKVRFFDAFAAGMEKMGSIRVKKGKTGEIRKVCSKHLAA
- the LOC103999921 gene encoding persulfide dioxygenase ETHE1 homolog, mitochondrial, encoding MAARLLFRQLFEKESSTYTYLLADLGHPDKLAVLIDPVDRTVDRDITLVKELGLKLVYAMNTHVHADHVTGTGLIKAKMPGVKSVISKASKAVADHVVEHGDKIYFGDLFLEVRATPGHTVGCVTYVTGVGSDQPYPRMAFTGDALLIHGCGRTDFQGGSSHQLYQSVHSQIFTLPKDTLLYPGHDYKGFTVTTVGEEIVYNPRLTKDEETFKDIMENLNLAYPKMMDVAVPSNMVCGLQDIISKV